A stretch of the Pseudorasbora parva isolate DD20220531a chromosome 13, ASM2467924v1, whole genome shotgun sequence genome encodes the following:
- the LOC137039327 gene encoding E3 SUMO-protein ligase ZBED1-like, which produces MAEGGREAEEELTAKRGATSTIWNWFGYRKSDVEQTTVICKLCKKTVATKGGNTSNLFHHLKHKHKPEYDENMKMREEKESSKPKVKTFPTQTKIASAFANCIPYDKQSQRWAELTEAVAFCLAKDMLPFQTVEKEGFKRMILKLDARYKLPSRKYFSKTALPAMYDECRSRLQTTLSTVEFYASTADMWSSRATEPYISFTVHYITNDWSLNSCCLQTSFFPDDHTGENIASGLKQFLQDWDLDEEKQVCLTTDSGANIVKAATLNMWTRLSCFGHRLHIAKHTLSLKRSMRDPRIDRAVGVCKKVVCAFSHSWKKQRALKDAQVELGLPPHKLVTESPTRWGSRQKMIQRLLEQEKAITHVLAADRSTRHLVLTWQDIDILDSVSKALGPLLDFTDALSSENYVTVSCLKPTLHLFNNELLQRKDEDTDLTMTIKSSILDYMNTKYSDPEVQKLINMATFLDPRFRTQYLSQEEILVIRARVVREVESLSVKPSDAGSATPGTSGESTKEAQSASKKQRKSLGSFFKKPAAEMTTSLSDTEKIEAELNSYLHGSLADSESNPLTWWKVHEVNFPNISCLAKKYLCIPATSTPSERVFSASGNVVTCQRSLLKPATVNMLVFLTRNLKV; this is translated from the exons ATGGCGGAAGGCGGGCGTGAAGCTGAGGAGGAGTTAACCGCTAAACGAGGAGCTACTTCAACAATTTGGAACTGGTTTGGTTATAGAAAATCAGATGTGGAGCAAACGACCGTAATATGCAAACTTTGCAAGAAAACGGTGGCTACAAAGGGTGGAAACACATCCAATTTGTTCCACCAtcttaaacacaaacacaaacctgAGTATGACGAAAATATGAAGATGCGTGAGGAGAAAGAGTCAAGTAAGCCTAAAGTTAAGACATTTCCTACTCAGACAAAAATTGCCAGCGCATTTGCAAACTGCATTCCTTACGATAAACAAAGTCAACGATGGGCCGAACTAACAGAGGCGGTGGCGTTTTGTTTGGCAAAAGACATGTTGCCATTCCAAACTGTCGAAAAGGAAGGATTCAAGCGAATGATCCTTAAACTCGACGCAAGATATAAGTTGCCTTCAAGAAAGTATTTCTCCAAAACGGCCCTGCCAGCGATGTATGATGAGTGCCGTAGTAGGTTACAAACAACGCTGTCTACGGTGGAGTTTTATGCCTCAACTGCAGACATGTGGAGTAGCAGAGCGACCGAGCCGTACATTAGCTTCACAGTGCATTACATAACAAATGACTGGAGTTTGAACAGCTGCTGCCTCCAGACTAGTTTTTTCCCAGATGACCACACGGGAGAAAACATCGCGAGTGGTTTAAAGCAGTTTCTTCAAGATTGGGATTTAGACGAGGAGAAACAGGTGTGCCTGACAACGGACAGTGGCGCTAATATAGTAAAAGCAGCCACTCTAAACATGTGGACAAGACTGTCTTGCTTTGGCCATCGTCTACACATTGCTAAGCATACTCTTTCTCTCA AGAGGAGCATGAGGGATCCCAGGATTGACAGAGCTGTGGGGGTTTGTAAGAAGGTCGTCTGTGCATTCTCACACAGCTGGAAAAAGCAGCGAGCACTCAAAGATGCTCAAGTAGAACTTGGCCTTCCTCCACACAAACTTGTGACTGAATCACCAACACGATGGGGATCAAGGCAGAAGATGATACAGCGCCTGCTTGAGCAAGAGAAGGCTATCACGCATGTCCTGGCTGCTGACAGGTCAACCAGGCATCTGGTACTTACATGGCAGGATATTGATATCCTGGACTCTGTCAGTAAGGCACTTGGGCCTCTTCTTGATTTCACAGACGCCCTCTCCTCTGAAAACTATGTCACAGTGTCGTGCTTGAAGCCTACTCTTCACCTGTTCAACAATGAGCTGCTGCAGAGGAAAGATGAAGACACTGATCTTACCATGACTATTAAAAGTTCAATACTGGACTATATGAACACCAAATACAGTGACCCAGAGGTTCAGAAACTAATCAACATGGCAACGTTTCTTGATCCACGCTTCCGCACGCAGTATTTGAGTCAAGAAGAGATTCTGGTCATCAGAGCTAGAGTGGTCAGAGAGGTGGAGTCCCTTTCTGTCAAGCCAAGTGATGCTGGCTCCGCTACCCCTGGAACATCTGGTGAATCTACAAAAGAAGCCCAGAGTGCATCAAAGAAGCAAAGGAAGAGTCTTGGAAGCTTTTTCAAGAAACCAGCTGCTGAGATGACCACCAGTCTTTCTGACACAGAGAAAATCGAGGCTGAACTAAACAGCTACTTGCATGGCTCACTGGCAGATAGTGAGAGCAACCCCCTCACATGGTGGAAGGTACACGAGGTGAATTTCCCTAACATCAGTTGCTTAGCAAAAAAATACTTGTGCATCCCCGCCACAAGTACACCCTCAGAGAGGGTATTCAGTGCTAGCGGAAATGTAGTAACATGCCAACGGTCCCTTCTGAAACCAGCTACAGTGAATATGTTGGTCTTCTTGACAAGAAATCTTAAGGTTTGA